The following are encoded in a window of Thermodesulfobacteriota bacterium genomic DNA:
- a CDS encoding tetratricopeptide repeat protein, producing MNQILDKKDYNSPKAQFNKGKRLLGDGSMEAATRAFEKAYKQDKENALYMSYYGMCKAVRWGEVGLGLDLCTRAIKKEFYKAELYANLGRVYVAAGNKKGAITVVKKGFRHDPENEQLHTMMVELGVRRRPAIPSLKRSNFLNRILGRIRHGMSAPTPAEKAEKEGPRGRRKP from the coding sequence CAAATATTAGATAAGAAAGACTACAACTCGCCAAAAGCGCAGTTCAATAAGGGGAAGAGGCTCCTCGGCGACGGCAGCATGGAGGCCGCCACCAGGGCCTTCGAAAAGGCCTACAAGCAGGACAAGGAGAACGCTCTCTACATGTCCTACTACGGCATGTGCAAGGCCGTCAGGTGGGGAGAGGTCGGGCTCGGACTCGATCTGTGCACAAGGGCCATAAAAAAAGAGTTCTACAAGGCCGAGCTGTACGCCAACCTCGGCAGGGTCTATGTCGCGGCAGGCAATAAAAAAGGGGCCATAACGGTGGTCAAGAAGGGGTTCCGGCACGACCCGGAAAACGAGCAGTTGCACACTATGATGGTGGAACTCGGGGTCAGGAGGAGGCCGGCAATACCATCGCTGAAGAGATCCAACTTCCTGAACAGGATCCTGGGAAGGATACGCCACGGGATGTCGGCCCCCACCCCCGCCGAAAAAGCCGAAAAAGAAGGGCCCAGGGGGAGACGGAAACCCTGA